One window of Strigops habroptila isolate Jane chromosome Z, bStrHab1.2.pri, whole genome shotgun sequence genomic DNA carries:
- the LOC115619536 gene encoding protein C19orf12 homolog isoform X1 has protein sequence MPINVDDVMQLFCHLSQEKGMKAAIKHSGRGALLAGATAFLGGLMGGPPGIAVGGAFGGLLGAWMTSGQFRPVPQILLELPPAEQQKLYDEAAVILRHLDWTDVAQLTALVMGNASLQQKLTAVLINYLSKELRAEIQYGE, from the exons ATGCCCATCAATGTAGATGATGTGATGCAGCTGTTCTGCCACCTCTCCCAGGAGAAGGGGATGAAAGCTGCTATCAAGCATTCTGGTCGAGGAGCACTGCTGGCAGGTGCAACAGCTTTTCTTGGGGGTCTGATGGGAGGTCCACCTGGAATCGCTGTAG GAGGAGCATTTGGTGGCCTGCTTGGTGCCTGGATGACTAGTGGACAGTTCAGGCCAGTCCCTCAGATTTTACTGGAATTGcctcctgctgagcagcagaaacTCTACGATGAAGCCGCTGTTATTCTCAGGCACTTAGACTGGACCGACGTTGCTCAGCTGACTGCTCTTGTAATGGGAAATGCTAGTCTCCAGCAGAAGTTGACAGCAGTGCTGATAAATTACCTCTCCAAAGAGCTAAGAGCAGAGATACAGTATGGAGAATAA
- the LOC115619536 gene encoding protein C19orf12-like isoform X2 — translation MTSGQFRPVPQILLELPPAEQQKLYDEAAVILRHLDWTDVAQLTALVMGNASLQQKLTAVLINYLSKELRAEIQYGE, via the coding sequence ATGACTAGTGGACAGTTCAGGCCAGTCCCTCAGATTTTACTGGAATTGcctcctgctgagcagcagaaacTCTACGATGAAGCCGCTGTTATTCTCAGGCACTTAGACTGGACCGACGTTGCTCAGCTGACTGCTCTTGTAATGGGAAATGCTAGTCTCCAGCAGAAGTTGACAGCAGTGCTGATAAATTACCTCTCCAAAGAGCTAAGAGCAGAGATACAGTATGGAGAATAA